The Flavobacterium jumunjinense genome includes a region encoding these proteins:
- a CDS encoding DUF2851 family protein translates to MKEDFLHHVWLHKRIDVTQLFTTKKEKIEILKFGQYLQTSGPDFFNAQLIIANQKWAGNIEIHVKSSDWYLHNHEKDKNYDNVILHVVWEHDIEIYRSNNTEIPVLELKQYIKLSDVNRYKDLFRPKKWINCENQINKIDNFKWSNWKERLFFERLERKSEFISSLLVETKNDWDAVLFCLLAKNFGLNINGDSFLEIAKSIPFSVIRKEKSEVEN, encoded by the coding sequence ATGAAAGAAGATTTTTTACACCATGTTTGGTTGCATAAAAGAATTGATGTAACCCAATTGTTTACTACGAAAAAGGAGAAAATTGAAATTCTCAAATTTGGACAATACCTTCAAACTTCAGGTCCAGATTTTTTTAATGCACAGCTCATAATAGCCAATCAAAAATGGGCTGGAAATATTGAAATTCATGTTAAATCATCAGATTGGTATTTGCATAATCATGAAAAAGACAAGAATTACGATAATGTCATTTTGCATGTTGTCTGGGAACATGATATAGAAATTTATAGAAGTAATAATACAGAAATTCCTGTTTTAGAATTAAAACAATATATAAAACTATCAGATGTCAATAGGTATAAAGATTTGTTTAGACCTAAAAAATGGATTAACTGTGAGAATCAAATTAATAAAATCGATAATTTTAAGTGGTCGAATTGGAAAGAAAGACTATTTTTTGAACGACTAGAACGAAAATCAGAGTTCATTTCAAGTTTGCTTGTTGAAACTAAAAACGATTGGGATGCAGTGCTTTTTTGTTTGTTAGCAAAAAATTTTGGTTTAAATATAAATGGAGATTCTTTTCTCGAAATTGCAAAATCAATTCCATTTTCTGTAATTAGAAAAGAAAAATCCGAAGTTGAAAATTAG
- a CDS encoding putative porin codes for MKKLLILFFVFFLNLIFSQRDNSLQNNGSSEEKEKSPFSLKKKEEKPPISLYKIYTLEKDTTFVDTTLSIAKEYKYNLLRKDIFGLIAFANEGHTYNTLDFGLIRKKVNPVMGFSGKHFNYLEVEDIKYYNVPTPLSDLYFKTVMEQGQSVDAFLTVNTKPNLNFSIAYKGIRSIGKYINNISSSGNFRFTTSYFTTDKRYHLNAHFTGQDISNQENGGIKDINLFELSEQPYNQRERLDVYFNDATSLLKGNRFLIDHSYKLSKDNSNSFVILHQFNYEYKFFNFEQITSNERFGNSLSGTINNKTRYNHLYNKLGLGFTTDKYGDISVFIDDNNYNYFYKSVVYDNVGNISVPNAINDRITSVGGNLDYKINKFNLKLLASNSITKQSVSNIQASLDYKLNNDFKIQFEYQKINSLPNLNYTLYQSSYIDYNWFNNFKNEKTNQFQVSALSKWVKLEAKYAILDDYLYFDNVLNDITKLNVKPFQSDKTITYASVKASNEIKFWKLALDNTFLCQNVENSDKKLNVPQFVTRNSLYFSEHVFKKAMFIQTGIIFNYFTEYYANDYNPLLGEFYTQSERKIGGFPMIDFFINAKVKQARLFLKAEHFNSSMTGYNFYSAPNYPYRDFIVRFGIVWNFFK; via the coding sequence ATGAAAAAACTGCTCATTTTATTCTTTGTTTTCTTTTTGAATCTTATTTTTTCTCAAAGAGATAATTCGCTACAAAATAATGGTTCTTCTGAGGAAAAAGAGAAGTCACCTTTTTCTCTCAAGAAAAAAGAAGAAAAACCACCTATTAGTCTCTACAAGATTTATACATTAGAAAAAGACACTACCTTTGTCGATACTACTTTATCAATCGCTAAAGAGTATAAATATAATTTACTTCGTAAAGATATTTTCGGATTAATTGCATTTGCTAATGAAGGACATACTTATAATACTTTAGACTTTGGTTTAATCAGAAAAAAGGTAAATCCAGTAATGGGATTTTCTGGTAAACATTTTAATTATCTTGAGGTAGAGGACATAAAATATTATAATGTTCCTACACCGTTGTCTGATCTTTATTTTAAGACTGTAATGGAGCAAGGGCAATCTGTTGATGCTTTTTTGACAGTGAATACCAAACCAAATTTAAATTTTTCAATTGCTTATAAAGGAATACGTTCAATAGGTAAGTATATAAATAATATTTCAAGTTCTGGAAATTTCAGATTTACTACAAGTTATTTTACTACAGACAAAAGATATCATTTAAATGCACATTTTACAGGGCAAGATATTTCTAATCAAGAAAATGGAGGGATAAAAGATATCAATCTTTTTGAATTAAGTGAACAACCCTATAATCAAAGAGAAAGATTAGATGTCTATTTTAATGATGCTACTTCTTTATTGAAAGGAAATAGATTTTTAATAGATCATTCTTATAAACTGAGTAAGGATAATTCTAATAGTTTCGTTATTCTTCACCAATTTAATTATGAATATAAATTTTTTAATTTTGAACAAATAACTTCAAATGAAAGATTTGGTAACTCTTTATCTGGTACAATAAATAATAAAACAAGATATAATCATTTGTATAATAAATTAGGATTAGGATTCACTACAGATAAATACGGTGATATTTCAGTTTTTATTGATGATAATAATTATAATTATTTTTATAAAAGTGTTGTTTATGATAATGTTGGAAATATTTCTGTGCCAAATGCTATAAATGATAGAATAACATCAGTTGGTGGAAATTTAGATTATAAAATTAATAAATTCAATTTAAAATTATTAGCTTCCAATTCAATTACTAAACAATCGGTCTCTAATATTCAAGCTTCATTAGATTATAAATTGAATAATGATTTTAAAATTCAATTTGAGTATCAAAAAATAAATAGTCTTCCTAATTTAAATTACACACTTTATCAAAGTAGTTATATAGATTATAATTGGTTTAATAATTTCAAAAATGAAAAAACAAATCAATTTCAAGTTTCTGCTTTATCCAAATGGGTAAAACTAGAAGCTAAATATGCTATTTTAGATGATTATTTGTATTTTGACAATGTATTAAACGATATAACAAAATTAAATGTTAAACCGTTTCAGTCAGATAAAACTATAACTTACGCTTCTGTAAAAGCCTCTAATGAAATTAAGTTTTGGAAATTAGCACTAGATAATACTTTTTTGTGTCAAAACGTAGAAAATTCTGATAAAAAATTAAACGTACCTCAGTTTGTAACTAGAAATTCTTTATATTTTTCAGAACATGTTTTTAAAAAGGCAATGTTTATTCAAACCGGTATAATTTTTAATTATTTTACAGAATATTATGCTAATGATTATAATCCATTATTAGGAGAGTTTTATACTCAAAGTGAAAGAAAAATTGGTGGTTTCCCAATGATCGATTTCTTTATAAATGCAAAAGTAAAACAAGCTAGACTTTTTCTAAAGGCAGAACATTTTAACTCCTCAATGACAGGATATAATTTCTATTCAGCACCAAATTATCCTTACAGAGATTTTATCGTTAGATTTGGAATAGTGTGGAATTTCTTTAAATAA
- a CDS encoding pyridoxal-phosphate dependent enzyme has protein sequence MKYAKNILETIGNTPLVKINNLTKEIDALVLAKVETFNPGNSVKDRMAVKMIDDAEADGRLKPGGTIIEGTSGNTGMGLALVAIVRGYKLICVISDKQSKEKMDILRAVGARVVVCPTDVEPSDPRSYYSVSKRLAEETENSWYVNQYDNPSNALAHYEQTAPELWEQTDGKITHFVVGVGTGGTISGVAKYLKAKNPNVKVWGIDTYGSVFKKYHETGIFDENEIYSYITEGIGEDILPKNVDFSLIDGFTKVTDKDAAVYTRRLALEEGIFVGNSAGAAIKGLLQLKDNFKPDDVVVVLFHDSGSRYVGKMFNDDWMRERGFLEEEVTKAVDLIKDHQDKPLVIVRTEELVSHAIERLKRYKISQIPVIDTTGFVGSIDETDLFRSYVEDKNIADKPIKDIMGKPYPIVKATASMEEISKLINKDNQAVLVELENGKHHIITKHDVISSIK, from the coding sequence ATGAAATACGCAAAAAATATATTAGAAACTATTGGTAATACACCATTAGTAAAAATAAATAATTTAACTAAAGAAATTGATGCTTTAGTTCTAGCAAAAGTAGAAACATTCAATCCAGGTAATTCTGTTAAAGATAGAATGGCTGTGAAAATGATTGACGATGCGGAAGCTGATGGAAGACTAAAACCAGGTGGAACTATTATAGAAGGAACTTCTGGAAATACAGGAATGGGATTGGCTTTAGTTGCTATTGTTAGAGGTTATAAATTAATTTGTGTTATTTCGGATAAGCAGTCTAAAGAAAAAATGGACATACTTAGAGCTGTTGGAGCAAGAGTTGTAGTTTGTCCTACAGATGTTGAACCATCAGACCCTAGATCATATTACTCGGTTTCAAAACGTTTAGCTGAAGAGACTGAAAATTCTTGGTATGTTAATCAGTATGATAATCCAAGTAATGCACTTGCGCATTATGAACAAACGGCCCCAGAGCTTTGGGAACAAACCGACGGTAAAATTACACATTTTGTTGTAGGTGTTGGAACAGGAGGTACAATTTCTGGTGTTGCAAAATATTTAAAAGCAAAAAATCCAAATGTTAAAGTTTGGGGAATTGATACTTATGGTTCTGTATTTAAGAAGTATCATGAAACAGGAATTTTCGATGAAAACGAAATTTATTCTTATATAACGGAAGGAATTGGTGAAGATATTTTACCTAAGAATGTTGATTTTTCTTTAATAGATGGCTTTACTAAAGTAACAGACAAAGATGCAGCTGTATATACAAGAAGATTAGCTTTGGAAGAAGGAATTTTTGTAGGAAATTCAGCTGGTGCTGCAATTAAAGGGTTATTGCAATTAAAGGACAATTTTAAACCAGATGATGTTGTAGTTGTTCTATTTCATGATTCAGGAAGCAGATATGTAGGTAAAATGTTCAATGATGATTGGATGCGTGAAAGAGGTTTCTTAGAAGAAGAAGTAACAAAAGCTGTAGATTTGATTAAAGATCATCAAGATAAACCTTTAGTGATTGTTAGAACTGAAGAATTAGTATCTCATGCAATTGAAAGATTAAAAAGGTATAAAATATCACAGATTCCTGTTATAGATACAACTGGTTTTGTAGGTAGTATTGATGAGACAGATTTGTTCAGAAGTTATGTTGAAGATAAAAATATTGCTGATAAACCGATAAAAGATATAATGGGTAAGCCATATCCAATTGTTAAAGCAACAGCTTCAATGGAAGAAATCTCTAAATTAATTAATAAAGATAATCAAGCGGTTTTAGTTGAATTAGAAAACGGGAAGCATCATATTATTACAAAACACGATGTAATAAGTTCAATAAAATAA
- a CDS encoding helix-hairpin-helix domain-containing protein, whose protein sequence is MKHLKSYFLFSREHRSGIFLLILLIIGVQVFIFCIKDNSFVSESIHEKDKYWISMQSQIDSIKDQSKEYKYTIQPFNPNFISDYKGYQLGMSSDEIDRLHEFRKLNKFVNSAEEFQKVTNVSVELLAKIKPYFKFPDWINNKKTKSNFVNFEKKVMEKIIPVDINMASKEDLMKVYGIGDKISDIIISEKMKFGSFASIDQLQFVWGVSPEVFESCKKRFFVNENEDVKKVKINVASMKELARFPYFNYSFAKEIVTYRSMNGNFKNVEDLAKINNCPLEKLKIIALYLSFD, encoded by the coding sequence ATGAAACATTTAAAATCCTACTTTCTATTTTCGCGAGAACATAGAAGTGGGATTTTTTTATTGATTTTACTAATTATTGGTGTACAAGTGTTTATCTTTTGTATTAAAGATAATAGTTTTGTAAGTGAGTCAATACATGAAAAAGATAAGTATTGGATTTCAATGCAAAGTCAAATTGACAGTATTAAAGATCAGTCTAAAGAATATAAATATACTATTCAACCATTCAACCCAAATTTCATATCCGATTATAAAGGATATCAGTTGGGAATGTCTTCCGATGAAATTGATAGATTACATGAATTTCGCAAATTGAACAAATTTGTCAATTCGGCTGAAGAGTTTCAAAAAGTGACTAATGTTTCAGTTGAATTGCTGGCAAAAATCAAACCTTACTTTAAATTCCCAGATTGGATTAATAATAAAAAGACAAAAAGTAATTTTGTTAATTTTGAGAAAAAAGTAATGGAGAAAATAATTCCAGTAGATATAAATATGGCTTCAAAAGAAGATTTAATGAAAGTCTATGGAATTGGAGATAAAATTTCAGACATTATTATAAGTGAGAAAATGAAGTTTGGTTCATTTGCCAGTATAGATCAATTGCAATTTGTATGGGGTGTTTCTCCAGAAGTTTTTGAAAGCTGTAAAAAGAGATTTTTTGTAAATGAAAATGAAGATGTAAAGAAGGTAAAAATCAATGTTGCATCTATGAAAGAACTAGCCAGATTTCCGTACTTTAATTATAGTTTTGCAAAAGAAATAGTTACTTATAGGAGTATGAATGGTAATTTTAAAAATGTTGAAGATTTGGCAAAAATTAACAATTGTCCTTTAGAAAAATTAAAAATAATAGCCTTATATTTGAGCTTTGATTAG
- a CDS encoding sodium-dependent transporter translates to MSTKTESWGSRVGLILAMAGNAVGLGNFLRFPVQAVQNGGGAFIIPYLVCFLVMGIPLLFIEWSSGRFGGRSGNHSTPYILDSMAKGRLWKYIGVFGIFTNIAVAAYYCYIESWTMSYVYHSIVGTFSDMSQAQVAGFFESYTDIAESTTGIPYEAVIFYIICLLLNTFILSKGLGGIEKVAKIGMPLLISFGVILAIRGLTLGTSGASDIFPDANAWDGLNFLWTPQFDSLTSPKVWLAAAGQIFFTLSVGMGTIHCYAAYLKSKDDIALNAVSAGFMNEFVEVVLGSLIVIPIAAGYLGLDWVIQNAGFGMAFQTMPYLFQQWGSSLAIIAGVCWFGLLFFAGITSSLAMGTPWMGFMKDEFNWSKNKGAWSFGGLVLIMGLPTVIFYKEGLFDQYDYWAGTVSLVVFAFLETVLFSYIFGIKKGWAEINSGADIKIPRIYKYIILIVTPSLLAWVLISSIPDWIDKVKDNDTNNKEWFAKEFHAENFDGEGKNSGTVVEVSANAVKFSFEDTKKVFDKVTEKVKVIDFTNFKEYKFKEKKNQVVVVQKGDIVKPNDIIATGDFTNNTLYKFVGRMLLLSLFALICLIVYFAYKKRVKEGRATL, encoded by the coding sequence ATGTCAACAAAAACAGAATCTTGGGGTTCAAGGGTAGGACTCATCTTGGCAATGGCTGGAAACGCTGTTGGATTAGGTAATTTCCTTCGCTTTCCCGTTCAAGCAGTTCAAAATGGAGGTGGAGCTTTTATTATTCCATATTTAGTATGTTTCTTAGTAATGGGAATACCATTATTATTTATAGAATGGTCTTCTGGTCGTTTTGGAGGTCGTTCAGGTAATCATAGTACACCTTATATTTTAGATTCTATGGCAAAAGGTAGATTATGGAAATACATTGGTGTTTTTGGAATCTTTACCAATATTGCCGTTGCAGCATATTATTGTTATATAGAGTCATGGACAATGTCTTATGTCTATCATTCAATAGTTGGAACGTTTAGTGACATGAGTCAAGCTCAAGTTGCAGGTTTTTTTGAATCATATACAGATATTGCAGAATCAACTACGGGTATTCCTTATGAAGCCGTAATTTTTTATATAATCTGTTTACTTTTAAATACTTTTATATTATCTAAAGGATTAGGCGGTATTGAAAAAGTTGCTAAAATTGGTATGCCATTATTAATTTCATTTGGTGTAATTCTAGCAATTAGGGGGTTAACTCTTGGTACTTCTGGAGCATCTGATATTTTTCCAGATGCAAATGCTTGGGACGGATTGAACTTCTTGTGGACTCCACAGTTCGATTCTTTAACAAGTCCAAAAGTTTGGTTAGCAGCTGCAGGACAAATATTCTTTACGCTTTCTGTAGGTATGGGAACTATTCACTGTTATGCAGCTTACTTAAAATCTAAAGATGATATCGCGTTAAATGCAGTTTCTGCAGGTTTTATGAATGAATTTGTAGAGGTAGTTTTAGGAAGTTTAATTGTAATTCCAATTGCAGCTGGTTATTTAGGTTTAGACTGGGTAATTCAAAATGCAGGTTTTGGTATGGCTTTCCAAACGATGCCTTATTTATTCCAGCAATGGGGTAGTTCACTAGCGATTATTGCAGGTGTTTGTTGGTTTGGATTATTGTTTTTTGCGGGTATTACATCTTCATTAGCAATGGGAACACCTTGGATGGGCTTCATGAAAGACGAATTCAATTGGTCTAAAAATAAAGGGGCTTGGTCTTTTGGTGGTTTAGTACTAATTATGGGACTTCCAACAGTGATATTTTATAAAGAAGGACTTTTTGATCAGTATGATTATTGGGCAGGTACTGTAAGTTTAGTTGTCTTTGCATTCCTAGAAACAGTTTTGTTTTCATATATCTTTGGAATTAAAAAGGGATGGGCAGAAATTAATAGTGGTGCAGATATTAAAATACCTAGAATCTATAAATACATCATATTAATAGTTACACCATCATTATTGGCATGGGTGTTGATTTCAAGTATTCCAGATTGGATCGATAAGGTAAAAGATAACGATACAAATAATAAGGAATGGTTTGCAAAAGAATTTCATGCAGAAAATTTTGATGGGGAAGGAAAAAATTCAGGAACTGTTGTTGAAGTAAGTGCTAATGCTGTTAAATTCTCTTTTGAAGACACGAAGAAAGTATTTGATAAAGTAACAGAAAAAGTTAAAGTAATTGATTTTACTAACTTTAAAGAATATAAATTCAAAGAAAAGAAAAATCAGGTAGTTGTTGTTCAGAAAGGCGATATTGTAAAGCCTAATGATATAATTGCAACAGGAGATTTTACAAATAATACGTTATATAAATTCGTCGGAAGAATGTTATTACTTTCATTGTTTGCCTTAATATGTTTAATAGTTTATTTTGCATATAAAAAAAGAGTAAAAGAAGGTAGAGCAACATTATAA
- a CDS encoding IS3 family transposase (programmed frameshift), with product MERKVKYSYAFKLECVELVLKKHYSNLYVSKLKGPDESNIRKWIRFYKSYGKEGLLPRRNQSYSADFKLKVLKTIEKESLSLIDTCLKFNIPDLAIIVKWKKDFVNFGFEGLQPKIKGRPRSMNFKSKKSKSAKPLTREEELLKENEALRCENDYLKKLQGLNSGGRKSQQALVIMELRHKYDLKVLLNYTNMARSSFYYHQKQSKLSDKYRVVKELIKSIYHKHKGRYGYRRVTDELQNKGIIINHKTVFRLMKLLGLKSVIRVKKYRSYKGEHGKIAPNILERNFKATAPNQKWATDVTEFNVSGKKLYLSPIIDLFNQEIISYELTERPVFNQVVMMLKKAFKKIPNKTNLILHSDQGWQYQMKHYQYLLKQKGITQSMSRKANCLDNAIIENFFGILKSELFYLKKYKSIEELKKEIIEYISYYNNERIKSNLNKMSPIKYRAHYYQN from the exons ATGGAAAGAAAAGTCAAGTATTCTTATGCATTTAAGTTAGAATGTGTAGAATTAGTATTAAAGAAACATTATTCAAATTTATATGTTTCAAAGTTAAAAGGTCCAGACGAATCTAATATTCGTAAGTGGATTAGATTTTATAAAAGCTATGGGAAAGAGGGTTTATTGCCCAGGAGAAATCAAAGTTATTCAGCTGATTTTAAGCTAAAAGTATTAAAAACTATAGAAAAGGAATCACTTTCATTAATAGATACTTGTTTAAAGTTTAATATTCCTGATTTAGCTATTATTGTAAAATGGAAAAAAGATTTTGTTAACTTTGGTTTTGAAGGACTACAACCAAAAATTAAAGGAAGACCAAGATCTATGAATTTTAAAAGCAAAAAAAGCAAATCAGCTAAGCCACTAACCAGAGAAGAAGAACTTCTTAAGGAAAATGAAGCATTACGTTGTGAGAATGATTATTTAAAAAAGTTACAAG GCCTTAATTCAGGCGGAAGAAAGAGCCAACAAGCGCTAGTCATAATGGAATTAAGGCATAAATATGATTTAAAAGTACTTTTAAATTATACAAATATGGCAAGAAGTAGTTTTTATTATCATCAAAAACAAAGTAAATTAAGTGATAAATATAGAGTAGTTAAAGAACTAATTAAATCGATTTATCACAAACATAAAGGTCGTTATGGTTATCGAAGAGTAACTGATGAACTTCAAAATAAAGGAATAATTATTAATCATAAAACAGTTTTCAGGTTAATGAAATTATTAGGATTAAAAAGCGTCATTAGAGTTAAAAAGTATAGATCATATAAAGGAGAGCATGGTAAAATAGCTCCTAATATTTTAGAAAGAAATTTTAAAGCAACAGCACCAAATCAAAAATGGGCAACTGATGTTACCGAGTTTAATGTCTCTGGAAAGAAGCTATATTTATCACCGATAATTGACTTATTTAATCAAGAAATTATTAGTTATGAGTTAACAGAACGACCTGTATTTAATCAGGTAGTTATGATGCTTAAAAAAGCATTTAAGAAAATACCAAATAAGACTAATTTAATTTTACACTCTGACCAAGGTTGGCAATATCAAATGAAGCACTATCAATATTTATTGAAACAAAAAGGGATTACACAAAGTATGTCTAGAAAAGCAAATTGTTTAGACAATGCCATTATTGAAAACTTCTTTGGAATATTAAAATCAGAGCTGTTTTATCTAAAAAAATACAAGTCTATTGAAGAATTAAAAAAGGAGATAATAGAATATATAAGTTATTATAATAATGAAAGAATTAAATCAAATTTAAACAAAATGAGCCCGATAAAATATCGAGCTCATTATTATCAAAATTAA
- a CDS encoding PspC domain-containing protein, translating to MYKILYFFEKNGFFVASRLADKLGMRATNVRLFFIYISFMTAGLGFGVYLTLAFLLKLKDMIYTKRSSVFDL from the coding sequence ATGTATAAAATACTTTATTTTTTCGAAAAGAACGGCTTTTTTGTTGCCTCTAGATTAGCAGATAAATTAGGAATGAGAGCAACAAACGTTCGCTTGTTTTTTATCTACATTTCTTTTATGACTGCTGGATTAGGTTTTGGCGTTTATTTAACTTTAGCTTTTCTTTTGAAGTTAAAAGATATGATTTACACAAAACGTTCATCTGTTTTTGATTTGTAA